A region from the Triticum aestivum cultivar Chinese Spring chromosome 3D, IWGSC CS RefSeq v2.1, whole genome shotgun sequence genome encodes:
- the LOC123076201 gene encoding uncharacterized protein translates to MTGGLVFCACWLGEPFRGAGAPSPRTPRARRAICGGVGNAALETPLGPIQSPARRNPSSLLDLSLSQPPRTLAPFPTIPRSLPLLHPTSLVSRRRYGSSVLRLCLRNSSSIPFCSRCSSAQVVRKPREEEPRSRSRVRRRDLAREAVGGGPQPERSGCQPCSRLSSTPSLASGPRQTLAPSFRSLHDLQVRIFQDLIMSYLGLHWTNDLPGAMIQHTMRQVLLQQYDIQSDGGEVFRERVIHVPGSEV, encoded by the exons ATGACCGGTGGGCTCGTGTTCTGTGCCTGTTGGCTGGGTGAGCCGTTTCGAGGTGCGGGTGCGCCCTCTCCCCGCACGCCGCGTGCGCGTCGCGCCATTTGCGGGGGCGTGGGTAACGCTGCCCTCGAAACCCCCCTCGGCCCAATCCAATCGCCCGCACGCCGCAACCCTTCCTCCCtccttgatctctctctctctcagccgcCACGAACCCTAGCCCCTTTTCCTACGATCCCGCGGTCGCTGCCCTTGCTCCATCCGACCTCCCTCGTCAGCCGCCGCCGCTATGGCTCCTCCGTCCTCCGACTATGTCTCCGCAATTCATCCTCCATCCCTTTCTGCTCGAGGTGCTCATCGGCCCAGGTCGTGAGGAAGCCGCGTGAGGAGGAGCCCAGGTCGCGAAGCCGCGTGAGGAGGAGAGACCTCGCCCGAGAAGCTGTGGGAGGAGGGCCTCAACCAGAGAGGAGCGGCTGCCAGCCATGTAGTCGGCTCAGCTCGACGCCGTCCTTGGCGTCCGGGCCGCGGCAGACCCTAGCGCCATCCTTCAGGAGTCTTCACGACCTCCAGGTGCGCAT CTTTCAGGATTTAATAATGAGTTATCTTGGGCTTCATTGGACAAATGATCTACCTGGAGCAATGATACAG CATACAATGCGCCAGGTTCTACTGCAACAGTACGACATACAAAGTGATGGAGGAGAGGTGTTCAGAGAAAGAGTTATACATGTGCCAGGTTCTGAAG TATGA